The following are from one region of the Cryptococcus deuterogattii R265 chromosome 8, complete sequence genome:
- a CDS encoding cell division control protein 42, whose amino-acid sequence MQTIKCVVVGDGAVGKTCLLISYTTNKFPSEYVPTVFDNYAVSVTIGDDPYTLGLFDTAGQEDYDRLRPLSYPQTDVFLVCFSVTSPASFENVREKWFPEIAHHCPGVPALIVGTQVDLRDDPAQMEKLGRQRMKPITPEMGERLARELGAVKYVECSALTQRGLKNVFDEAIVAALEPPMATKKKSKKCLIL is encoded by the exons ATGCAGACAATCAAGTGTGTCGTAGTCGGAGACGGTGCCGTTGGAAA GACTTGCTTGCTCATCTCGTACACTACCAACAAGTTTCCATCCGAGTATGTTCCTACCGTCTTTGACAACT ACGCCGTCAGTGTAACTATCGGTGACGATCCATACACTCTTGGCCTCTTTGATACTGCCGGTCAGGAAGATTATGACCGTCTTCGTCCGCTCTCATACCCCCAAACTGATGTCTTCCTCGTTTGCTTCTCTGTAACATCTCCTGCTTCCTTCGAAAACGTCCGGGAAAAGTGGTTCCCCGAAATTGCCCACCATTGTCCCGGCGTTCCCGCACTTATCGTCGGTACCCAGGTGGATTTGAGGGATGATCCCGCCCAGATGGAGAAGTTGGgaaggcagaggatgaagccGATTACTCCggagatgggagaaagATTGGCAAGGGAGTTGGGAGCGGTGAAGTATGTGGAATGTTCGGCCTTGACGCAAAGAGGATTGAAGAACGTTTTTGACGAG GCAATCGTGGCGGCATTAGAGCCTCCTATGGcgacgaagaaaaagtcGAAAAAGTGCCTCATTCTTTAA